One genomic region from Syngnathus typhle isolate RoL2023-S1 ecotype Sweden linkage group LG17, RoL_Styp_1.0, whole genome shotgun sequence encodes:
- the LOC133170378 gene encoding uncharacterized protein K02A2.6-like isoform X1: MCKLKYSNAKDKHNIRKGQKLHKVAQTDSDSSSEEELACLGLCATEENDGDVIWLTPKINGVPLKMELDTGSALSIISFNDYKKMFPDTKLSRTSVKLKTYTGEKVAPLGKLKVKVKYRNQKCNLELFVLKEGGVPLFGRRWLRQIKLNWHEIKSMHIASKQLTDMKLTEILDKHAHVFSEGIGTMKHIKARLELEEGAKAKFHKARPVPYALRPKVEAELQNLMDQGIVSKVDWSEWATPIVPVAKKSSDKVRICGDFKVTVNPVMHADQYPLPRIDDIFASLANGEHFTKIDLAQAYLQMEMDESSRKYLTINTHKGLYQYNRLVFGITSAPAIWQRAMDQVLQGIPGTQCYLDDIIVTGWDKDSHLQNLNAVLTKLEEYGLKANKKKCEFFKESIEYCGHKIDKHGLHKTQDKIEAVVKSPQPENVTQLRSFLGLVNYYHKFLPNLSSVLHPLNALLHQKAKWDWTKDCEQAFTKAKELIISDKVLTHFDPKLPLCLACDASPYGIGAVLSHKMTDGSERPIAFASRSLSPAERNYAQIDREALSLVWGVKKFNQYLYGKHFMLITDHQPLVSIFSPKKGVPAMAAARLQRWALFLGAHTYTIDYKGTKLHGNADGLSRLPQPLTEKATDPALNLHMLQMEPLPVTCAQISKETRNDPLLSRVYDLTVNGWPMHADTELKDYFTRKDQLTVSQGCVLWGSRVVVPPKLRSKVLNSLHDGHMGVVKMKSLARSYVWWPGLDNQIETLVKTCRGCHQTQRSPQIAPVHTWEWPVAPWQRIHIDYAGPFMDHMFLIVVDAHSKWPEVFTVKKATTTVTVNQLQMLFARTGYPLQLVSDNGTQFTSEEFQIFLKSNGIKHLTSAPHHPATNGLAERFVQTFKQSMKASRREEVPLQQKIANFLLAYRNTPHTTTGQSPAMLFMGRNLRSRLDLLKPDIREHVSNRQCSPTQLQRKLRSFDIGQKVLARDYRNQGDKWQHAEILTQTGPLSYTVSVEPNVVWRRHVDQLLDASPGNAATQTTTPTVPQNPKDSTPASDITPEENMSTPELMDIHKPMTNLPDPPGRRYPERVRKPPDRLDL, from the coding sequence atgtgtaaattaaagtacagtaatgcaaaagataaacacaatataagaaaaggacaaaaattgcacaaagtagcacagacagattctgacagttcaagtgaggaagaattggcttgtttagggctgtgtgctacagaagagaatgacggtgatgtgatttggctgacaccaaaaattaatggagtgccattaaaaatggaactggacacagggtcagcactgtcgatcatatcattcaacgactacaagaaaatgttcccagacactaaactgtcacgcaccagtgtaaaactgaagacatacacaggagaaaaggttgcaccactgggaaaactcaaagtgaaagtgaaatacagaaaccaaaagtgcaatcttgagctgttcgtccttaaagagggaggtgtaccactatttggtcgtagatggctacgacaaatcaagcttaactggcatgaaataaagtccatgcacatagcctccaaacagctcacagacatgaagttaactgagatactggataaacatgcacatgtgttcagcgaaggcataggaacaatgaaacacatcaaagcacgtctcgagctggaagaaggtgcaaaagcaaagtttcataaagcacgccctgttccatatgcgctacgcccaaaagttgaagctgagctgcaaaatctcatggatcaaggaatagtatccaaagtggactggtctgagtgggctacaccaatcgtacctgttgcaaagaaatcttcagacaaagtgcgcatttgtggtgatttcaaagtaactgttaaccctgtcatgcatgcggaccagtatccactccctcgcatcgatgacatttttgcatctctagcaaatggtgagcacttcacaaagattgacctcgcacaagcatatctacagatggaaatggatgaaagttcacgcaagtacctcaccataaatactcacaaaggactataccaatacaaccggcttgtatttggtattacaagtgcccctgcgatatggcaacgtgcaatggaccaagtgctacaaggaatcccaggtactcaatgttacttggatgatattattgttactggttgggacaaagattcacacttgcaaaacttgaatgcagttctaacaaaactggaagaatatggtctaaaagcaaacaaaaagaaatgtgagtttttcaaggagtccattgagtattgtggacacaaaatagacaagcacggacttcacaaaacgcaagacaaaattgaagctgtagtaaaatctccacaaccagaaaatgtcacccagttacgctcatttcttggccttgttaactattatcacaagtttttgccaaacctttcctctgtgctgcacccactgaatgcactactgcaccaaaaggcaaagtgggactggactaaagactgtgaacaggcatttacaaaggcaaaggaactcattatttcagacaaggtgctcacacactttgatccaaagcttcccctatgtctagcctgtgacgcttcaccttatggcattggtgcagttctatctcacaaaatgactgatggctctgaacgccccattgcctttgcatcacgctctttatcaccagcagagcgtaattatgcacagattgacagagaagctttaagcttagtgtggggtgttaagaagtttaaccaatacctgtatggaaaacacttcatgctgattacagatcaccagcctcttgtttccattttcagtccaaagaaaggtgttcctgctatggctgccgctcgtttacaacgttgggctctctttcttggagcacacacctataccatagactataaagggacgaaactacacggaaatgcagatggtctctctcgccttcctcaaccactgacagagaaggctactgatcctgctttaaatcttcacatgctgcaaatggaaccacttccggtgacttgcgctcaaataagcaaagaaacaagaaacgaccctctgctatctcgagtgtatgacttaactgttaatggctggccaatgcatgcagatactgaacttaaggactatttcaccagaaaagaccaacttactgtgtcccaaggatgtgtcctgtgggggtcacgcgttgttgtacctcccaaactgcgatccaaagttctaaactcgctgcatgatgggcacatgggggtagttaagatgaagagtcttgctagaagttatgtgtggtggcctggccttgacaaccaaattgaaactctggtcaaaacatgcagaggatgtcaccagactcagcgctcacctcagattgcccctgtccacacttgggaatggcctgttgccccatggcaacgcattcacattgactatgctggacctttcatggatcacatgttccttattgtggtcgacgctcattcaaaatggcccgaggttttcactgtaaagaaagcaactacaactgtaacagtgaaccagttacagatgctttttgcacgtacaggataccctcttcagcttgtaagtgacaatggtacccagtttactagtgaggagtttcagatcttcctgaaaagcaacggaataaaacaccttacttctgctcctcaccaccctgcaacgaatggacttgctgaacgttttgtacaaactttcaaacagtcgatgaaagccagtaggagggaggaagttccactacagcagaaaatcgccaactttctgctagcctacagaaacactccacatactactactggacagtcacctgcaatgttgttcatgggaagaaacctaagatctcgtttagatctcctgaaacctgacatccgagaacatgtttcaaacagacaatgttcaccaactcagttacaaaggaaactaagatcatttgacatcggacaaaaagtattggcaagagactatcgtaaccaaggcgacaagtggcaacatgcggaaattttgacacaaactggacCACTCTCATATACAGTGAGTGTTGAGCCTAATGTCGTCTGGCGCAGACATGTTGACCAGCTTTTGGACGCATCACCTGGAAATGCCGCTACTCAAACTACCACACCTACTGTCCCACAAAACCCTAAGGACAGTACTCCAGCCTCTGACATCACAcctgaggaaaacatgtccacaccggagctaatggacatacacaaaccaatgacaaacctacctgatcctcctggacgcagatatcctgagagggttcgcaaaccacca
- the LOC133170378 gene encoding uncharacterized protein K02A2.6-like isoform X2 produces MSGILGNMDIFDSSVEDWTTYVERVEQYCLANEIQDERKVAVLLSVMGAKMYNLLRSLVAPAKPADKTFDEIMQIMKSHLNPAPLVIAERFRFHKRNQSRTETVSEYIAELRKLAEHCQFRDGLSDALRDRFVCGLHNESIQKRLLTEDKLTLQRAVEIAVSAETAARDATELQANGEHFTKIDLAQAYLQMEMDESSRKYLTINTHKGLYQYNRLVFGITSAPAIWQRAMDQVLQGIPGTQCYLDDIIVTGWDKDSHLQNLNAVLTKLEEYGLKANKKKCEFFKESIEYCGHKIDKHGLHKTQDKIEAVVKSPQPENVTQLRSFLGLVNYYHKFLPNLSSVLHPLNALLHQKAKWDWTKDCEQAFTKAKELIISDKVLTHFDPKLPLCLACDASPYGIGAVLSHKMTDGSERPIAFASRSLSPAERNYAQIDREALSLVWGVKKFNQYLYGKHFMLITDHQPLVSIFSPKKGVPAMAAARLQRWALFLGAHTYTIDYKGTKLHGNADGLSRLPQPLTEKATDPALNLHMLQMEPLPVTCAQISKETRNDPLLSRVYDLTVNGWPMHADTELKDYFTRKDQLTVSQGCVLWGSRVVVPPKLRSKVLNSLHDGHMGVVKMKSLARSYVWWPGLDNQIETLVKTCRGCHQTQRSPQIAPVHTWEWPVAPWQRIHIDYAGPFMDHMFLIVVDAHSKWPEVFTVKKATTTVTVNQLQMLFARTGYPLQLVSDNGTQFTSEEFQIFLKSNGIKHLTSAPHHPATNGLAERFVQTFKQSMKASRREEVPLQQKIANFLLAYRNTPHTTTGQSPAMLFMGRNLRSRLDLLKPDIREHVSNRQCSPTQLQRKLRSFDIGQKVLARDYRNQGDKWQHAEILTQTGPLSYTVSVEPNVVWRRHVDQLLDASPGNAATQTTTPTVPQNPKDSTPASDITPEENMSTPELMDIHKPMTNLPDPPGRRYPERVRKPPDRLDL; encoded by the exons atgtccggaatcttgggaaatatggacatatttgacagttcggtagaagactggacaacttatgtggaaagagttgagcagtactgcctagctaatgagatacaggacgaaagaaaagtagctgtcctactcagtgtcatgggcgccaaaatgtataacttactccgcagcctggtcgccccagctaaaccggcagacaaaacatttgatgaaataatgcagataatgaaaagtcatctaaacccagctccattggtgattgctgagcgctttagatttcacaagagaaaccagtcaaggacggagacggtgtcagagtacatcgcagaactgaggaaactggccgaacactgtcagttcagagacggactttcagatgctctgagggacaggttcgtgtgcgggctgcacaacgagagcattcagaaacggcttttgacggaggacaaactcaccttgcaacgagcagtggaaatagctgtttcagcggagacagcagcaagggatgcgacggagcttcaag caaatggtgagcacttcacaaagattgacctcgcacaagcatatctacagatggaaatggatgaaagttcacgcaagtacctcaccataaatactcacaaaggactataccaatacaaccggcttgtatttggtattacaagtgcccctgcgatatggcaacgtgcaatggaccaagtgctacaaggaatcccaggtactcaatgttacttggatgatattattgttactggttgggacaaagattcacacttgcaaaacttgaatgcagttctaacaaaactggaagaatatggtctaaaagcaaacaaaaagaaatgtgagtttttcaaggagtccattgagtattgtggacacaaaatagacaagcacggacttcacaaaacgcaagacaaaattgaagctgtagtaaaatctccacaaccagaaaatgtcacccagttacgctcatttcttggccttgttaactattatcacaagtttttgccaaacctttcctctgtgctgcacccactgaatgcactactgcaccaaaaggcaaagtgggactggactaaagactgtgaacaggcatttacaaaggcaaaggaactcattatttcagacaaggtgctcacacactttgatccaaagcttcccctatgtctagcctgtgacgcttcaccttatggcattggtgcagttctatctcacaaaatgactgatggctctgaacgccccattgcctttgcatcacgctctttatcaccagcagagcgtaattatgcacagattgacagagaagctttaagcttagtgtggggtgttaagaagtttaaccaatacctgtatggaaaacacttcatgctgattacagatcaccagcctcttgtttccattttcagtccaaagaaaggtgttcctgctatggctgccgctcgtttacaacgttgggctctctttcttggagcacacacctataccatagactataaagggacgaaactacacggaaatgcagatggtctctctcgccttcctcaaccactgacagagaaggctactgatcctgctttaaatcttcacatgctgcaaatggaaccacttccggtgacttgcgctcaaataagcaaagaaacaagaaacgaccctctgctatctcgagtgtatgacttaactgttaatggctggccaatgcatgcagatactgaacttaaggactatttcaccagaaaagaccaacttactgtgtcccaaggatgtgtcctgtgggggtcacgcgttgttgtacctcccaaactgcgatccaaagttctaaactcgctgcatgatgggcacatgggggtagttaagatgaagagtcttgctagaagttatgtgtggtggcctggccttgacaaccaaattgaaactctggtcaaaacatgcagaggatgtcaccagactcagcgctcacctcagattgcccctgtccacacttgggaatggcctgttgccccatggcaacgcattcacattgactatgctggacctttcatggatcacatgttccttattgtggtcgacgctcattcaaaatggcccgaggttttcactgtaaagaaagcaactacaactgtaacagtgaaccagttacagatgctttttgcacgtacaggataccctcttcagcttgtaagtgacaatggtacccagtttactagtgaggagtttcagatcttcctgaaaagcaacggaataaaacaccttacttctgctcctcaccaccctgcaacgaatggacttgctgaacgttttgtacaaactttcaaacagtcgatgaaagccagtaggagggaggaagttccactacagcagaaaatcgccaactttctgctagcctacagaaacactccacatactactactggacagtcacctgcaatgttgttcatgggaagaaacctaagatctcgtttagatctcctgaaacctgacatccgagaacatgtttcaaacagacaatgttcaccaactcagttacaaaggaaactaagatcatttgacatcggacaaaaagtattggcaagagactatcgtaaccaaggcgacaagtggcaacatgcggaaattttgacacaaactggacCACTCTCATATACAGTGAGTGTTGAGCCTAATGTCGTCTGGCGCAGACATGTTGACCAGCTTTTGGACGCATCACCTGGAAATGCCGCTACTCAAACTACCACACCTACTGTCCCACAAAACCCTAAGGACAGTACTCCAGCCTCTGACATCACAcctgaggaaaacatgtccacaccggagctaatggacatacacaaaccaatgacaaacctacctgatcctcctggacgcagatatcctgagagggttcgcaaaccacca
- the LOC133170378 gene encoding uncharacterized protein LOC133170378 isoform X3 gives MSGILGNMDIFDSSVEDWTTYVERVEQYCLANEIQDERKVAVLLSVMGAKMYNLLRSLVAPAKPADKTFDEIMQIMKSHLNPAPLVIAERFRFHKRNQSRTETVSEYIAELRKLAEHCQFRDGLSDALRDRFVCGLHNESIQKRLLTEDKLTLQRAVEIAVSAETAARDATELQVQRKVFLLWLPLVYNVGLSFLEHTPIP, from the exons atgtccggaatcttgggaaatatggacatatttgacagttcggtagaagactggacaacttatgtggaaagagttgagcagtactgcctagctaatgagatacaggacgaaagaaaagtagctgtcctactcagtgtcatgggcgccaaaatgtataacttactccgcagcctggtcgccccagctaaaccggcagacaaaacatttgatgaaataatgcagataatgaaaagtcatctaaacccagctccattggtgattgctgagcgctttagatttcacaagagaaaccagtcaaggacggagacggtgtcagagtacatcgcagaactgaggaaactggccgaacactgtcagttcagagacggactttcagatgctctgagggacaggttcgtgtgcgggctgcacaacgagagcattcagaaacggcttttgacggaggacaaactcaccttgcaacgagcagtggaaatagctgtttcagcggagacagcagcaagggatgcgacggagcttcaag tccaaagaaaggtgttcctgctatggctgccgctcgtttacaacgttgggctctctttcttggagcacacacctataccatag